From the Chitinolyticbacter meiyuanensis genome, one window contains:
- the flhB gene encoding flagellar biosynthesis protein FlhB: MAEDSDAEKTESATPRRLEEARRKGQIPRSQELSTFTVLLAGLVAILVMGPDLMDVFRQLFISELTFDRAELKNPEVMLTQFIAACGEALKAVLPLFLVCAVVAIITPLAIGGLLLTTETLVPNFARMNPMTGLKRMFSVRSLVEMTKTILKSALIGGVAAAVLWHEKEQFIQLISMPEDVGFHYLWQMIRHTLLLVVGGMMLIPLIDVPYQLWDYYKGLRMTKEEVKREYKEQEGDPQVKGRIRQLQREAARKRMMANIPKADVIVTNPTHYAVALQYTSKMRAPVVVAKGAFLLAERIIEIGQEHKVTVVRTPPFARALYHHAELGEEIPAALYTAAAEVLAYIFQLREFRKHGGLEPKLNDTLPVPVELDPGAPDTTA; this comes from the coding sequence ATGGCAGAAGATTCAGACGCAGAAAAAACGGAATCGGCGACGCCCCGGCGCCTGGAAGAGGCGCGCCGCAAGGGCCAAATCCCGCGCTCACAGGAGCTCTCCACCTTCACCGTACTGCTGGCCGGCCTCGTCGCCATCCTGGTGATGGGCCCGGACCTGATGGATGTGTTCCGCCAGCTCTTCATTTCCGAGCTGACCTTCGATCGGGCCGAGCTCAAGAACCCCGAAGTGATGCTGACGCAGTTCATCGCTGCCTGCGGTGAGGCATTGAAAGCGGTCCTGCCTTTGTTCCTGGTCTGCGCCGTGGTAGCCATCATCACGCCGCTAGCGATCGGCGGCCTGCTGCTCACCACCGAGACACTGGTCCCCAACTTTGCCCGGATGAACCCGATGACCGGGTTGAAGCGGATGTTCTCGGTCCGTTCGCTGGTCGAAATGACCAAGACCATCCTCAAATCTGCCTTGATCGGTGGCGTGGCCGCAGCGGTGCTGTGGCACGAGAAGGAGCAGTTCATCCAGCTGATCAGCATGCCCGAGGACGTGGGCTTCCATTATCTGTGGCAGATGATCCGCCACACGCTGCTGCTGGTCGTCGGCGGCATGATGCTGATCCCGCTGATCGATGTGCCCTACCAACTGTGGGACTACTACAAGGGCCTGCGGATGACGAAGGAAGAGGTCAAGCGCGAATACAAGGAACAGGAAGGCGATCCACAGGTAAAGGGCCGCATCCGCCAGCTGCAGCGCGAAGCGGCCAGGAAACGCATGATGGCCAACATCCCCAAGGCCGACGTCATCGTCACCAACCCGACCCACTATGCCGTGGCACTGCAATACACCTCCAAGATGCGTGCGCCAGTGGTGGTGGCCAAGGGCGCGTTCCTGCTGGCCGAACGCATCATCGAGATTGGCCAGGAACACAAGGTCACCGTGGTGCGCACTCCGCCGTTCGCGCGGGCACTGTACCACCACGCCGAGCTCGGTGAGGAAATCCCCGCCGCGCTCTACACCGCAGCGGCCGAAGTGCTGGCGTATATCTTCCAGCTGCGCGAATTCCGCAAGCATGGCGGCCTGGAACCGAAGCTGAACGACACCTTGCCGGTTCCGGTCGAACTCGACCCGGGCGCGCCGGACACCACGGCCTGA